The DNA window AATCCTGAGCGCGGGCCAGCGCGTCTCGCAGGCCGGACGGAAGCTGAGCTGGCCGATCCTGGCCAGATCGAGCCGCTCGACCGGGAGCGCCCGGCGCTCGGGCCAGTTCAGCGCATAGCCGATGGCATGGCGCATGTCATGCGGTCCGACATGGGCCATGATCGCGCCGTCGCGATAGCCCACCATGGCGTGGATCAGGGATTCCGGGTGGACCAGAGCCTCGATCTTCGAAGGTGCGATCCCGAAATATTCCTTGGTTTCAATCAGCTCCATGCCCTTGTTGAACATGGAGGCGGAATCGATGGTGATGCGTCGTCCCATCGACCAGTTCGGATGCGACGAGGCCTGTTCGGGCGTGGCCCTGGCCAGATCCTCGATCGGCCAGTCCCGGAAGGCGCCACCCGAGGCTGTGATGATCACCCGCTCGACCGCGTCCACATCCTCGCCCAGCAGCGCCTGGAACACCGCCGAATGCTCGCTGTCGACCGGCAGCACCCGTGCCCCATGGGCCTTGGCAGTCCCAAGCAGCAAGGGCCCGGCCGCGACCAGGCTTTCCTTGTTGGCCAGCGCCAGCGTCGTGCCATGTTCGAGGGCGCGCAGCCCCGGTGCCAGCCCGGCAAAGCCCACGATGGCCGACATGAACCAGTCGGCGGGGCGGGCAGCCGCCTCGATCAGCGCGGCTGGACCTGCCGCCGCCTCGACCCCCGAGCCGGCCAGGGCGGCCCTCAGATCGTCCAGACAGTCGACGAAGGCGGTCACGGCCAGATCGGCCTTCAGCGCAATGGCCTGCTCGGCCAGGCGTTTCACGTTCCGACCGCCGGTCAGCGCGACGATATCATAGGCCCCGGCCCCGCCCTGCCGTGTCAGAAGGTCGATGGTGTTCTCGCCGATCGAGCCGGTCGCACCGAATACGGTGATCCGCCGTCTTTGCATGCCGTTCAGAACCTCACTTCAGGGACATAGACAAGCTGAGCCACCAGAAGCATGAACAGGGAGGCGCCCAGCAGACCGTCGAACCTGTCGAACAATCCGCCATGGCCGGGCAAGAGCGAGGAGCTGTCTTTCACGCCGACGCGGCGTTTTAGCGCGCTTTCGGCGGCATCGCCCATCTGGCTGGCGAAGGACAATGCCATCGAGATCCAGGGCAGATCGGGACCCGCCGTGGTGAAGCTGAGGAAGATCAGACCGATCAGCATCGCCGCGAACCAGCCGCCCAGAATCCCCGACCAGGTCTTCTTGGGGCTGACCTTCGGCCAGAATTTCGGCCCGCCGATGAAACGGCCCGCGAAATATCCCGCAACATCGGTCGCGATCACCACGAGGATCAGCCAGACCAGCCATACGATGCCGTGATCGGCGCGGAAGCTCGCAAGCCCGTAGCCCGTGACCAGCATCGCCATCGCGAAGGCCAGATAGATGCCGCGGTCGCGTGGCAGTTGCCAGGCGCCGATCACGCAGGGAATGGCCAGAAGCGGGAAGGCCGCATAGGGGGGCAGAAGCCAGGCGACCATCACCGTGGCACCCGAGACCAGCGCCATCTGGATCGGCAGCCGTCCGGCCGCGCCGGGCACCATCATCCGCGTCAGTTCCCAGACCATCGTGCCCGAGACCAGCGCCGCCAGCCCGGTGAACCAGACCCCGCCCAGCCAGACCGCCAGGATACCAATGGTCGCCATCACCACTGCCGACCCGAGACGGGGCAGCAGATCTTCCCAGGACCCACCCGAAGCCATCAGCTCAATACCGCTCCATAGCGCCGCTCGCGCGTGCCGTAATTGCCGACGATCTCGGCGAAATGCGCCGCCGTGAAATCGGGCCAGAGCACGGGCGTGAATTCATATTCCGCATAGGCCGACTGCCACAGCAGAAAGTTCGAGATCCGCGCCTCGCCAGAGGTCCGGATCACCAGATCGGGGTCGGGCAGGAGGCAGGTGTCGAGGAAATGCGCCAGCGTCTCGGCATCGACATCCTCGGGATCGAGCCGCCCGGCCGCCACCTCGCGGGCGAGCCGCTTGGTGGCACGCGCAACCTCGTCGCGGCCGCCATAATTGATCGCGACCGTCAGGTTCACCAGATCGTTGCCGGCGGTGAGCTCTTCCAGCGCATGCATCATGCCGACCAGCTTGGGATCGAGCCGGTCGCGGTCGCCGATGAAGCGCACCCGCACGCCCTTTTCCAGAAGCGCCGTCGCCTCCTTCTGGATGTAGCGGCGGAACAGCGTCATCAGGCCCGTGACCTCGACCTGGGTCCGGCGCCAGTTCTCGGTCGAGAAGGCGAAGATCGTCAGGTAGCGGATGCCGAGATCGGGGCAGGCCTCGACGATCTCGCGCACCCGGCGCGCCCCGGCCTGATGGCCGAAGAGACGCGGCCGGCCGCGCATCTGGGCCCAGCGGCCATTGCCGTCCATGATGACGGCGACATGGGCGGGCCCGCTCTGGTTGCTGTCCTTCGCGGCCACGCCGCCCCCTTTCCGCCCCTGCGGGACCGATTGCAGTCAGACCTGCATGATCTCCTGCTGCTTGGTCTCGAGCGCCTTGTCGACCTGGGCGATATACCTGTCGGTCAGGGACTGGATCTCGTCATGCCAGATCTTGTTGTCATCCTCGCCCATGCCGGCCGCCTTGGCCTTCTTGAGCTGCTCCATGCCGTCGCGGCGCACGTTGCGCACGGCCACGCGGGCCTGTTCGGCATATTGGGCCGCGACCTTGGTCAGCTCGCGGCGGCGCTCTTCGTTCAGCTCGGGGATCGGCAGCATGATGATGGTGCCGTTGGTCTGCGGATTGATCCCGAGCCCCGATTCCATGATCGCCTTCTCGACCTTGTTCACCATCGACTTGTCCCAGACATTGATGGTGACCATGCGCGGCTCGGGCACGTTGACCGTGCCCACCTGGTTGATCGGGGTCGGCGTGCCATAGGCCTCGACCGTGACGGGGTCAAGCATGCTGGCCGAGGCGCGCCCTGTCCGGAGCGAGGAAAACTCGTGCTTGAGCGACGCCATCGCGCCGTCCATCCGGCGGGTCAGGTCGTCAAGGTCGATATCCAGCTCGTCTTCCGCCATGGTCTTTCTTCCCGTTGCCTCGTGGTGTCGCGTGTTTTGGTTGCTATACCGCTATCCGTGCACGATTGTATAGGTGCCTTGCCCGGCTAGGATGCCGCGGAACCCGCCCGGCTCGTCCAGGCTGAAGACGATGATCGGCAGGTCGTTGTCGCGCGCCAGAGCGATCGCCGAGGCATCCATCACCTTGAGATTCTTCACCAGACAGTCGTCATAGCTGATCTCGTCATAGCGCACGGCATCGTCATGCTTGACCGGGTCCTTGTCATAGACCCCGTCGACCTTGGTGCCCTTGAAGATCGCCTCGCAGGCCATCTCGTTGGCGCGCAGCGTCGCGGCGGTATCGGTGGTGAAATAGGGGTTCCCGGTGCCCGCGGCGAAGATGATCACCCGCTTCTTTTCCAGATGGCGGACGGCGCGGCGGCGGATATAGGGCTCAGCCACCTCATCCATCCGGATCGCCGAGACCACCCGGCAGAAAACGCCCATCTCCTCCAGCGCCGACTGCATCGCCAGCGCGTTCATCACGGTCGCCAGCATCCCCATGTAATCGGCGGTGGTCCGCTCCATGCCCTGGGCCGAGCCCTGCAGCCCGCGGAAGATGTTGCCGCCGCCGATCACCATGCAGATCTCGACGCCGAGATCGCGCACCGCCTTGACCTCGCGCGCGATGCGCTCGACCGTCGGCGGGTGAAGACCATAGCCCTGATCGCCCATCAGAGCTTCGCCGGAGATTTTCAGAAGCACGCGGTTATAGGCCGGCTTCGGTTGATCGGCGCTGCCGTCGCTCATATGGTCTGCCTCTGTTTTCAGGAATGTCAGTCGGGCGGCACCATGTCGGAAAAGCGGGGCGGGTTCAACGCCCAACAGGCCGGAACCGGGGCAGCAGGGCTGCCCGATCTCGACCCGGCGCGGCCGGTCCTGATCGCGGGGCCGACCGCCAGCGGCAAGTCGGCGCTGGCGCTGGCCATCGCCGGGGCGCAGGGCGGCGTGATCGTCAATGCCGATGCGCTGCAGGTGTTCGAGGGCTGGCAGGTGCTGACCGCCCGCCCCACGCCCGACGAAGAAGCCAGCGTGCCGCATGCGCTTTACGGCCATGTCCCCTTCACGGCGGACTATTCGGTCGGTCACTGGCTGCGCGATCTGGCGCCCCTGTTGCGGGGCCCCGAACGCCCGATCGTGGTCGGCGGCACCGGGCTTTACTTCACCGCGCTGACCGAGGGTCTGGCCGAGATCCCGCCGACCCCGCCCGAGATCCGGGCCGAGGCCGACCGGCGTCTGGCCGCGGAGGGGCCTGAGGCGCTGCTGGGCGCGCTCGACCCCGCCACGCTGGCGCGGATCGACCGGCTGAACCCGGTCCGGGTCCAGCGCGCCTGGGAGGTCCAGTGCGCAACCGGCCGCGGGCTTGCCGCCTGGCAGGACGAGACCCCGCCCCCGCTCCTGCCCCTCGCGGCCGCGCAGCCCCTGGTGATCGAGGCCGGCCGCGACTGGCTGAACGCCCGGATCGATGCGCGCTTCGAGCGGATGATCGCGGAAGGCGCGCTGGAGGAGGTCCGCGCCAACCTGCCCCGCTGGGATCCGGCGCTGCTGTCGGCCAAGGCCATCGGCGCGCCCGATCTGGTGGCATATCTGCATGGCGAAATCCCGCTTGCCGAGGCCGTGTCGTCCGCCAAGACCGCCTCGCGCCAATATGCCAAGCGACAGCGCAGTTGGTTCCGCTCGCGGCTGGGAGGCTGGCCGCGCTGGCCTGCGGGCTGAACCGCCCTTCCCGGCCGGGCACGCTTTACCGGCCCTCCGAATCGGACCAAGATCGGCGCGCCAGACGCCTTGCGCGCCCTTGCACCCGGGATTTTCCTTTATGTCGCTGTTCTCCGAACTTCGCCTGGTTCCGTTCTCGCGCCTGACCAATGGCAGCCGGTGGCGGGTCGAGGCGATGCGGAGCTATTCCGCGCCGCAACTGCTCTGGATCACCAAGGGCCAGGGCCGGATCACCGTCGGCGGCGTCACCCGGGGCTATGGTGCCCATAACGCCGTGTTCATCCCGGCGCACACCATGCATGGCTTCGAGATGACAAGCCAGGTCTACGGCACCGGCATCGTCTTCGCCGATCTGCCCGCTATCGAACTGCCAGACGGGCCGCATCACCTGCGCATCCGCGACGGCGCGGTGCAGGCCGAACTGACGTTTCTGGTCGAGAGCCTGCAGCGCGAGCTCGAGGGCAGACGGCCCGAGGCCCGGCGCGCGATCCGGCATCTGGCGGGGCTGGTCTCGGTCTGGCTCGACCGCCAGATCGCCCTGGACGAGGCCGCCACCGGCCGCCCGGATCCGGCGCGCCGGCTGGCCTCGGGCTTCGCCGCGCTGGTCGAGAAGGAATTCCGCTCGGCCAAGTCCGTTTCGGACTATGCCGCCGCCCTCGGCGTGACGCCCACCCATCTGACGCGGGTCTGCAACCGCACCTGCGGGCGCAGCGCCTCCGAACTTCTGGCCGAACGCAAGATCAGCGAGGCAAGGCGGCTTCTGGCCGATACCCGGGCTCCGATCAAGGAGATCGCCTCGGCGCTCGGCTATGCCTCGCCCGCCTATTTCACCCGCGCCTTCCAGGCCCGGGCGGGCGCCTCGCCAAGCCGGTTCCGCAAGGGGCACTGATGCAGCGGCCCCATCGCCCCCGCGACAGGGGGCTGCTGGACGCGCCAGGGCGCGGCCGCCTCCCCGCGCGCGGCTGTTCCCGGCTCCGAAGCCGAGGCTTGCATCGCGGCGGGATGTCGTCTTTGCTGAGCCATATGCCGTGAAATGGCCGGACGCCGGGAAGGTCCGGACGATCGCGGCGCCCCATCCCCGCGCGCGGGCCGCGCGCGATCAGAGCCCCGGCGCGCGGCCCGCGCGCGATCAGAACCTCAGCGTGCGGCCCGCACGCGGCCGGGCCAAGCCGGACCGGCCCCTCGCGCCAGGTCCGGCGCATTCGACAGGGAGATCCGAGCCATGACCACGCCGTCCGACCGCCCCGACCAGGCCCATCCGGCCGCAGAGCTTTATGCGCGCGAATATCGCGCGGGGCTGATGGACCGGCGCGAGTTTCTCGGCCGGGCGACGGCGCTGGGCCTGAGCGCGGGTGCAGCCTACGGGCTGATCGGCCGGCCCGCGCCCGCCCGCGCCCAGCCCGCGCCCCGTCGCGGCGGCACGCTGCGGATCCAGATGGATTGCCGCGCGCTTTCCGACCCGCGGACCTATGACTGGTCGGAAAAGGCCAACGAGACACGCGGCATCGTCGAATACCTGGCCGAGCTGAACCCCGACGGCACGCTGCGCCCGATGCTCTTGGAAAGCTGGCAGGCCAATGAGGACGCCACCGAATACACGCTGAAGCTTCGCCCCGGCGTGACCTGGAACACGGGCGAGGCCTTCACCGCCGAGGATGTGGCAGCAAACCTCGCGGGCTGGTGCGACAGCTCGGTCGAGGGCAATTCCATGCCCTCGCGGATGGCGGCCATGGTCGAGAACGGCCAGGCCGCCGAGGGTGCCATCGAGATCGTCGACGCGCTGACCGTCCGGCTGCACCTGCTGCGCCCCGACGGCACGCTGATGTTCGGCATGGCCGATTACCCGGCCGCGGTGATGCATCGCGACTGGATCGGCACCTCGGTCGCCGATCACGGCATCGGCACCGGCGCCTACATGTTCGAGGAGTTCAAGGTCGGCGAGCGCATCGTGCTGGTCCGCAATCCCGGGCACAGCTACTGGGGCGACGGCGCCTGGCTCGACCGGGTCGAGTTTCTCGACTACGGCACCGACCCGGCCGCCTGGCTTGCGGGCGCCGATGCGGGCGAGTTCGACATGACCTACGAGACGGTGTCGGATTTCATCGACATCTTCACCGCGCTGGGCTGGGTCGAGAGCACGGTCGGCACCTCCTCGACCGTGGTGATCCGGACCAATCAGGAGGCCGAGATCGGAGGCGTCCGCCCCTATGCCGATCCGCGCGTGCGCCGGGCGCTGGCACTGGCGGTCGACAATGCGGTGCCGCTCGAGCTGGGGATCTCGGGACGCGGGCGGGAATCGCGCAACAACTTCCATGTCACGCCGGGGGTGCATCCGGACTATGCCGAGATCGAGGCCCACCGGCAGGACATCCCCGAGGCGCTCCGGCTGATGCAGGAGGCCGGGATGACGGATTACGAACACGAACTGATCTCGATCGATGACGATTACCGCAAGAACACCACCGATGCCGTCGCCGCACAGCTTCGCGATGCCGGCTTCAAGGTGCGGCGGACGGTGCTGCCCGGCTCGACCTTCTGGAACGACTGGACCAAATATCCGTTCTCCTCGACCAACTGGAGCCATCGCGAGACCGGCATCCAGATGCTGAACCTCGCCTATCGCTCGACCGCGGCCTGGAACGAGACCGGCTTCCGCAATGCCGAATTCGACGCGCTGCTGGACGAGGCGACCGCCATTGCCGACGATACCGCGCGGCGCGCGGTGATGGCGAAGCTGGAACGGATGATGGTCGAGGAGGGCGTCGCGATCATCCCCTATTTCCGCTCGCTCTACCGCCATGCCCGCGAGGGCGTGCTCAATGCCGGGATGCATCCGAAATACGAGATCAACATCCATCATCTGGGCTGGGCCTGATCCGGAGCGATGGCCGGGGAAGGCACACAGGCCGGACTGGCCGGTTTCATCCTGAGGCGTCTGGGCGGTCTGGCGCTGAGCGCGCTTTGCATGAGCTTCCTCGTCTTTCTGCTGACCAATCTCGCGCCCAATCTCGAGAAGCTCGCCAAGACCCAGGCCGGCACGCGGATCACCGATGCCGAGGTCGCGGGCTGGCTCGAGAAGAACGGCTATGCCGAACCGATGCTGAGGCGCTATGGCGAATGGCTGGGCGTGCTGCCTGCGGCAACCGCGACCGATGCGGCGGGACAGATCCTGGGCGGGCGCTGTCTGCGCGGCCATCCCGGCCTCGCGCCTGCGGCCGTCCCGCGCTTTTGCGGCGTATTGCAGGGCGACTGGGGCTATTCGACCAAGTTCCGGCAGCCGGTGGCCGGGGTGATCGCCGAGCGGCTGAAGCGGACCGGGGTGCTGATGGGCTGGGCCTTCGCGGTAATGGTTCCGCTTGCGCTGGTCATCGGGGTGCTGGCGGGCATGCGCGAGGGCTCGGCGCTCGACCGCGGGCTGTCGACGGTCTCGATCGCCACGACCTCGACGCCGGAATATGTCTCGGGGGTGATTTTCGTCGCACTCTTCGCTTCGTCCATGGTCGGGCTGAAATGGTTCACGGGCTCAGCGAAGTCGGCGGTCGACGGGGTGACCTTCCGGAACTTCACCCTGCCGGTCGTGACGGTGGCGCTTTACGGCATGGGCTATATCGCCCGGATGACGCGGGCCTCGATGGCCGAGGTGATGACGGCGCAATATATCCGCACCGCCTGGCTGAAGGGGCTGAGCTTTCGCGCCGTGGTGCTGCGCCACGCGCTGCGGAACGCTCTGATCGCGCCCTTCACGGTGATCATGCTGCAATTTCCCTGGCTTCTGACGGGGGTGGTGATCGTCGAGGCGCTGTTCGTCTATCCGGGCTTCGGCGATGCGCTGGTCCAGGGCGCGCAGAACAACGATATCGACCTGTTGCTGGCGATCTCGGTGGTGGCGGTGATCGTGGTGCTGGCAACCCAGCTTC is part of the Rhodovulum sp. MB263 genome and encodes:
- the miaA gene encoding tRNA (adenosine(37)-N6)-dimethylallyltransferase MiaA, with protein sequence MSEKRGGFNAQQAGTGAAGLPDLDPARPVLIAGPTASGKSALALAIAGAQGGVIVNADALQVFEGWQVLTARPTPDEEASVPHALYGHVPFTADYSVGHWLRDLAPLLRGPERPIVVGGTGLYFTALTEGLAEIPPTPPEIRAEADRRLAAEGPEALLGALDPATLARIDRLNPVRVQRAWEVQCATGRGLAAWQDETPPPLLPLAAAQPLVIEAGRDWLNARIDARFERMIAEGALEEVRANLPRWDPALLSAKAIGAPDLVAYLHGEIPLAEAVSSAKTASRQYAKRQRSWFRSRLGGWPRWPAG
- the frr gene encoding ribosome recycling factor, with amino-acid sequence MAEDELDIDLDDLTRRMDGAMASLKHEFSSLRTGRASASMLDPVTVEAYGTPTPINQVGTVNVPEPRMVTINVWDKSMVNKVEKAIMESGLGINPQTNGTIIMLPIPELNEERRRELTKVAAQYAEQARVAVRNVRRDGMEQLKKAKAAGMGEDDNKIWHDEIQSLTDRYIAQVDKALETKQQEIMQV
- the uppS gene encoding polyprenyl diphosphate synthase, whose protein sequence is MAAKDSNQSGPAHVAVIMDGNGRWAQMRGRPRLFGHQAGARRVREIVEACPDLGIRYLTIFAFSTENWRRTQVEVTGLMTLFRRYIQKEATALLEKGVRVRFIGDRDRLDPKLVGMMHALEELTAGNDLVNLTVAINYGGRDEVARATKRLAREVAAGRLDPEDVDAETLAHFLDTCLLPDPDLVIRTSGEARISNFLLWQSAYAEYEFTPVLWPDFTAAHFAEIVGNYGTRERRYGAVLS
- a CDS encoding phosphatidate cytidylyltransferase — protein: MASGGSWEDLLPRLGSAVVMATIGILAVWLGGVWFTGLAALVSGTMVWELTRMMVPGAAGRLPIQMALVSGATVMVAWLLPPYAAFPLLAIPCVIGAWQLPRDRGIYLAFAMAMLVTGYGLASFRADHGIVWLVWLILVVIATDVAGYFAGRFIGGPKFWPKVSPKKTWSGILGGWFAAMLIGLIFLSFTTAGPDLPWISMALSFASQMGDAAESALKRRVGVKDSSSLLPGHGGLFDRFDGLLGASLFMLLVAQLVYVPEVRF
- a CDS encoding AraC family transcriptional regulator — encoded protein: MSLFSELRLVPFSRLTNGSRWRVEAMRSYSAPQLLWITKGQGRITVGGVTRGYGAHNAVFIPAHTMHGFEMTSQVYGTGIVFADLPAIELPDGPHHLRIRDGAVQAELTFLVESLQRELEGRRPEARRAIRHLAGLVSVWLDRQIALDEAATGRPDPARRLASGFAALVEKEFRSAKSVSDYAAALGVTPTHLTRVCNRTCGRSASELLAERKISEARRLLADTRAPIKEIASALGYASPAYFTRAFQARAGASPSRFRKGH
- the dxr gene encoding 1-deoxy-D-xylulose-5-phosphate reductoisomerase; translated protein: MQRRRITVFGATGSIGENTIDLLTRQGGAGAYDIVALTGGRNVKRLAEQAIALKADLAVTAFVDCLDDLRAALAGSGVEAAAGPAALIEAAARPADWFMSAIVGFAGLAPGLRALEHGTTLALANKESLVAAGPLLLGTAKAHGARVLPVDSEHSAVFQALLGEDVDAVERVIITASGGAFRDWPIEDLARATPEQASSHPNWSMGRRITIDSASMFNKGMELIETKEYFGIAPSKIEALVHPESLIHAMVGYRDGAIMAHVGPHDMRHAIGYALNWPERRALPVERLDLARIGQLSFRPACETRWPALRIAREVMEAGGMTGAVFNAAKEAALDAFLAREIGFTQMSDVVAAVLDRLSADTALMNSELDLENVLRVDHLAREEAARTVRSMPN
- a CDS encoding ABC transporter permease — translated: MAGFILRRLGGLALSALCMSFLVFLLTNLAPNLEKLAKTQAGTRITDAEVAGWLEKNGYAEPMLRRYGEWLGVLPAATATDAAGQILGGRCLRGHPGLAPAAVPRFCGVLQGDWGYSTKFRQPVAGVIAERLKRTGVLMGWAFAVMVPLALVIGVLAGMREGSALDRGLSTVSIATTSTPEYVSGVIFVALFASSMVGLKWFTGSAKSAVDGVTFRNFTLPVVTVALYGMGYIARMTRASMAEVMTAQYIRTAWLKGLSFRAVVLRHALRNALIAPFTVIMLQFPWLLTGVVIVEALFVYPGFGDALVQGAQNNDIDLLLAISVVAVIVVLATQLLSDIGYALLNPRIRVA
- a CDS encoding ABC transporter substrate-binding protein; this translates as MTTPSDRPDQAHPAAELYAREYRAGLMDRREFLGRATALGLSAGAAYGLIGRPAPARAQPAPRRGGTLRIQMDCRALSDPRTYDWSEKANETRGIVEYLAELNPDGTLRPMLLESWQANEDATEYTLKLRPGVTWNTGEAFTAEDVAANLAGWCDSSVEGNSMPSRMAAMVENGQAAEGAIEIVDALTVRLHLLRPDGTLMFGMADYPAAVMHRDWIGTSVADHGIGTGAYMFEEFKVGERIVLVRNPGHSYWGDGAWLDRVEFLDYGTDPAAWLAGADAGEFDMTYETVSDFIDIFTALGWVESTVGTSSTVVIRTNQEAEIGGVRPYADPRVRRALALAVDNAVPLELGISGRGRESRNNFHVTPGVHPDYAEIEAHRQDIPEALRLMQEAGMTDYEHELISIDDDYRKNTTDAVAAQLRDAGFKVRRTVLPGSTFWNDWTKYPFSSTNWSHRETGIQMLNLAYRSTAAWNETGFRNAEFDALLDEATAIADDTARRAVMAKLERMMVEEGVAIIPYFRSLYRHAREGVLNAGMHPKYEINIHHLGWA
- the pyrH gene encoding UMP kinase; this translates as MSDGSADQPKPAYNRVLLKISGEALMGDQGYGLHPPTVERIAREVKAVRDLGVEICMVIGGGNIFRGLQGSAQGMERTTADYMGMLATVMNALAMQSALEEMGVFCRVVSAIRMDEVAEPYIRRRAVRHLEKKRVIIFAAGTGNPYFTTDTAATLRANEMACEAIFKGTKVDGVYDKDPVKHDDAVRYDEISYDDCLVKNLKVMDASAIALARDNDLPIIVFSLDEPGGFRGILAGQGTYTIVHG